AGCGGCGACTGCCTAGCCAACTCACCCTCCGAAAACAATGATGCTGCAGCGCCACGTCCACGTCAGGCTCGTGGCCCAACTGCAGCACAAAACCCTACCTACCAGCGGTAATGTGCGAAGGCCTTGTTGGCCTCCGCCATCCGATGCACGTCCTCGCGTTTCTTGACCGACGCGCCCGTATTATTCGCAGCATCGAGCAATTCACCCGCAAGCTTCTCAGCCATGCTCTTGCCGCCCCGCGCCTTCGCATATTCAGCGATCCAGCGCAAGGCCAAGGTCATGCGGCGCACCGGGCGGATCTCCACCGGCACCTGATATGACGCGCCACCCACCCGGCGGGACTTCACCTCAACCACCGGCTTGACATTGTCAATAGCGGCCTTGAAGACCTTGAGCGGATCGTTGCCGGTCTTTTCCTGAATCAGATCGAAGGCCCCAAAGCACACTCGCTCGGCCGTGCTCTTCTTGCCAGCACTCATCAGAATATTGACAAACTTTCCGACCAGCTTGTCCCGGAAGCGCGGATCCGGCTGGATTTCTCTCGTTCCAAATAACCGTCTACGTGACATTGCTATATCCTTCGATTCTTACTTGGGCCGTTTCGCGCCATACTTCGAACGGCTCTGCTTCCGATTTGCAACCCCGACGGCATCCAGAGAGCCACGCACAATGTGATAGCGCACCCCCGGCAGGTCCTTGACGCGACCGCCTCGAACCAGCACGATCGAGTGCTCCTGCAGGTTGTGCCCCTCGCCAGGGATATAGGTCGTCACTTCCATGCCGTTGGTCAA
This DNA window, taken from Nitrospirota bacterium, encodes the following:
- a CDS encoding 30S ribosomal protein S7, coding for MSRRRLFGTREIQPDPRFRDKLVGKFVNILMSAGKKSTAERVCFGAFDLIQEKTGNDPLKVFKAAIDNVKPVVEVKSRRVGGASYQVPVEIRPVRRMTLALRWIAEYAKARGGKSMAEKLAGELLDAANNTGASVKKREDVHRMAEANKAFAHYRW
- a CDS encoding 30S ribosomal protein S12, giving the protein MPTINQLVRQGRTLTTWKTKSPALKRCPQKRGVCIRVYTTTPKKPNSALRKVARVRLTNGMEVTTYIPGEGHNLQEHSIVLVRGGRVKDLPGVRYHIVRGSLDAVGVANRKQSRSKYGAKRPK